In a single window of the Raphanus sativus cultivar WK10039 chromosome 9, ASM80110v3, whole genome shotgun sequence genome:
- the LOC108827925 gene encoding glycerophosphodiester phosphodiesterase GDPD3 isoform X1, giving the protein MALSVSSSKLSTGVEDDKKQEAFLFPKFVVMGHRGFGMNMLQSPDEKMKSIKENSILSFNVAADFPIDFVEFDVQVTRDGCPIIFHDNFIFTQEQGVIIEKRVTEMALHEFISYGPQKDGANVNPMFRKTKDGRIFQWKVVKDDPLCTLKDAFVKVKRSQGFNIELKFDDNVVYGEEELRQTLENILNVVDEHADNRPIIFSSFHPDAARLIRKLQMTYPVFFLTNGGCEIYADVRRNSLDEAIKICKEGGLQGIVSEVKAILRTPNAVTLVKDSKLSLISYGQLNNVVEVVYLQYLMGVEGVIVDMVMEISEAIASIEARNEEDDEEDDGRKCLILLGEESKKVKISSDAIAILTKFVPKTTLFVQQ; this is encoded by the exons ATGGCCTTGTCGGTATCTTCTTCCAAGTTGTCAACAG GTGTTGAAGATGATAAGAAGCAGGAGGCATTTCTTTTCCCTAAATTTGTCGTAATGGGTCATAGGGGATTTGGGATGAACATGCTTCAATCTCCGGACGAAAAAATGAAATCAATCAAAGAAAAttctattctttctttcaatGTTGCGGCAGATTTTCCTATTGACTTTGTTGAGTTTGATGTCCAG GTGACAAGAGATGGCTGTCCTATAATTTTCCATGATAACTTTATCTTCACGCAAGAACAG GGAGTCATCATTGAGAAAAGAGTAACGGAAATGGCCTTACATGAATTTATCTCTTATGGACCCCAAAAGGATGGTGCAAATGTGAATCCTATGTTCAGAAAGACAAAAGATGGAAGAATCTTTCAGTGGAAAGTCGTTAAGGATGATCCTTTGTGCACCCTTAAAGATGCCTTTGTAAAAGTTAAACGCTCTCAAGGATTCAATATCGAGCTCAAATTCGATGATAATGTTGTGTATGGAGAAGAAGAGTTACGTCAAACTCTTGAAAACATCTTgaac GTTGTGGATGAGCATGCAGATAACCGGCCCATAATCTTCTCGAGCTTTCATCCTGATGCGGCTCGACTCATCAGGAAATTGCAAATGACCTATCCT GTATTCTTCTTAACAAATGGAGGATGTGAGATCTATGCGGATGTAAGAAGGAACTCACTGGACGAAGCCATCAAGATTTGCAAAGAAGGCGGTTTGCAAGGGATTGTTTCCGAGGTTAAGGCCATATTAAGAACCCCCAACGCAGTCACTCTAGTCAAGGACTCAAAACTTTCACTTATATCCTATGGCCAGCTTAA CAATGTCGTGGAAGTGGTTTACTTACAATATCTGATGGGTGTGGAGGGAGTGATCGTTGATATGGTCATGGAGATCTCTGAAGCTATCGCCAGTATCGAGGCTAGGaatgaggaagatgatgaagaagacgatggAAGAAAGTGTCTGATTCTGCTCGGAGAGGAGAGTAAAAAGGTGAAGATTTCTAGTGATGCGATCGCTATCTTAACAAAGTTCGTACCAAAGACTACTTTATTTGTTCAACAATGA
- the LOC108827925 gene encoding glycerophosphodiester phosphodiesterase GDPD3 isoform X2: protein MALSVSSSKLSTDDKKQEAFLFPKFVVMGHRGFGMNMLQSPDEKMKSIKENSILSFNVAADFPIDFVEFDVQVTRDGCPIIFHDNFIFTQEQGVIIEKRVTEMALHEFISYGPQKDGANVNPMFRKTKDGRIFQWKVVKDDPLCTLKDAFVKVKRSQGFNIELKFDDNVVYGEEELRQTLENILNVVDEHADNRPIIFSSFHPDAARLIRKLQMTYPVFFLTNGGCEIYADVRRNSLDEAIKICKEGGLQGIVSEVKAILRTPNAVTLVKDSKLSLISYGQLNNVVEVVYLQYLMGVEGVIVDMVMEISEAIASIEARNEEDDEEDDGRKCLILLGEESKKVKISSDAIAILTKFVPKTTLFVQQ, encoded by the exons ATGGCCTTGTCGGTATCTTCTTCCAAGTTGTCAACAG ATGATAAGAAGCAGGAGGCATTTCTTTTCCCTAAATTTGTCGTAATGGGTCATAGGGGATTTGGGATGAACATGCTTCAATCTCCGGACGAAAAAATGAAATCAATCAAAGAAAAttctattctttctttcaatGTTGCGGCAGATTTTCCTATTGACTTTGTTGAGTTTGATGTCCAG GTGACAAGAGATGGCTGTCCTATAATTTTCCATGATAACTTTATCTTCACGCAAGAACAG GGAGTCATCATTGAGAAAAGAGTAACGGAAATGGCCTTACATGAATTTATCTCTTATGGACCCCAAAAGGATGGTGCAAATGTGAATCCTATGTTCAGAAAGACAAAAGATGGAAGAATCTTTCAGTGGAAAGTCGTTAAGGATGATCCTTTGTGCACCCTTAAAGATGCCTTTGTAAAAGTTAAACGCTCTCAAGGATTCAATATCGAGCTCAAATTCGATGATAATGTTGTGTATGGAGAAGAAGAGTTACGTCAAACTCTTGAAAACATCTTgaac GTTGTGGATGAGCATGCAGATAACCGGCCCATAATCTTCTCGAGCTTTCATCCTGATGCGGCTCGACTCATCAGGAAATTGCAAATGACCTATCCT GTATTCTTCTTAACAAATGGAGGATGTGAGATCTATGCGGATGTAAGAAGGAACTCACTGGACGAAGCCATCAAGATTTGCAAAGAAGGCGGTTTGCAAGGGATTGTTTCCGAGGTTAAGGCCATATTAAGAACCCCCAACGCAGTCACTCTAGTCAAGGACTCAAAACTTTCACTTATATCCTATGGCCAGCTTAA CAATGTCGTGGAAGTGGTTTACTTACAATATCTGATGGGTGTGGAGGGAGTGATCGTTGATATGGTCATGGAGATCTCTGAAGCTATCGCCAGTATCGAGGCTAGGaatgaggaagatgatgaagaagacgatggAAGAAAGTGTCTGATTCTGCTCGGAGAGGAGAGTAAAAAGGTGAAGATTTCTAGTGATGCGATCGCTATCTTAACAAAGTTCGTACCAAAGACTACTTTATTTGTTCAACAATGA